From a single Candidatus Izimaplasma bacterium HR1 genomic region:
- the pyrC gene encoding Dihydroorotase: MGILLKNGQVLIKKELERKDILIEGDIISRIDEDILEDNHKIIDCENLFISPGLIDMHVHLREPGYENKETILTGTKAAAKGGYSLVCAMPNTKPAPDNIKTLNHILDLINEKALIKVLPYATITEGQNNFSPLVDMDQMKNKVCGFSNDGYGIQSTRQMYDAMHLAHLHETLIAAHCEDEEILFGGYVHKGNKAVREGWDGITSLSESIQIARDTLIAEETKAKYHVCHISTKEGVRIVRDAKKRGVNVTCEVTPHHLLLTENDVLDGNTKMNPPVRELKDKYALISGLLDGTIDMISTDHAPHTEDEKQKGLKEAPFGIVGLETAFPLIYTNFVESGIASLHDIVKWFSYNPAKRLNLGYGKLLEGRVADITIIDLHTEKEINKNDFVSKGKNTPFDKWVCKGWPLMTIVDGKIVYEEGVFYE, encoded by the coding sequence ATGGGAATACTATTAAAAAACGGACAAGTATTAATTAAAAAAGAATTAGAAAGAAAAGATATCTTAATTGAAGGTGATATCATCAGTAGAATTGATGAAGACATCCTTGAAGATAATCATAAAATAATAGATTGTGAAAACTTATTTATTTCACCAGGGCTTATCGATATGCATGTTCATTTAAGGGAACCTGGATATGAGAATAAAGAAACAATATTAACAGGAACAAAAGCAGCAGCTAAAGGTGGATATAGTCTAGTTTGCGCTATGCCGAATACAAAACCAGCTCCTGATAATATTAAAACACTAAACCATATTCTAGACCTTATTAATGAAAAAGCATTAATAAAGGTATTACCATACGCAACAATAACAGAAGGACAAAATAACTTCAGTCCCCTTGTTGATATGGATCAAATGAAAAACAAAGTTTGTGGTTTTTCAAATGATGGATATGGAATCCAATCAACAAGACAAATGTATGACGCTATGCATCTAGCACATCTCCATGAAACGTTAATCGCCGCACACTGCGAAGATGAAGAAATCCTCTTTGGAGGATATGTTCATAAAGGAAATAAGGCAGTACGAGAAGGTTGGGATGGTATCACTTCCTTAAGTGAATCAATCCAAATAGCTCGTGATACTTTGATAGCTGAAGAAACAAAAGCTAAATATCATGTTTGTCACATATCTACAAAAGAAGGCGTAAGAATTGTTAGAGATGCAAAAAAAAGAGGAGTTAATGTTACTTGTGAAGTAACCCCTCACCATCTGCTCTTAACTGAAAATGATGTTCTAGATGGTAATACAAAAATGAATCCTCCGGTTCGAGAACTAAAAGATAAATACGCACTAATAAGTGGGTTACTAGATGGAACAATCGATATGATTTCAACAGACCACGCCCCTCATACAGAAGATGAAAAACAAAAAGGATTAAAAGAAGCACCTTTTGGAATAGTTGGTTTAGAAACAGCATTTCCATTAATTTATACCAATTTTGTTGAATCAGGAATAGCTTCATTGCATGATATTGTTAAATGGTTTAGTTATAATCCAGCAAAAAGACTAAATTTAGGATATGGGAAATTACTAGAAGGAAGAGTTGCTGATATAACAATTATTGATCTCCACACAGAAAAAGAAATTAATAAAAACGATTTTGTATCAAAAGGGAAAAACACACCATTTGATAAATGGGTATGTAAAGGTTGGCCTCTTATGACAATCGTAGATGGAAAAATAGTTTATGAAGAAGGTGTATTCTATGAGTAA
- the pyrK_2 gene encoding Dihydroorotate dehydrogenase B (NAD(+)), electron transfer subunit, whose translation MSNYKVLSNTLIAYKTYEMRLFGNTEKITNPGQFLNIKIDDSYQAFLRRPISISKYKENEITIIYKVFGEGTDRLSKKKFLDVLDILSPLGNGFTVLKEHEKVLLIGGGVGVPPLIGVALELKKNNIKFDAVLGFNNQYDVFKESVFNALAENTYIATMDGSYGYKGNVVDVIKQLDIEFDYYYSCGPEPMLHALVKEGYEGQLSFEERMGCGFGACMGCTHKTIDSYKRICKEGPVLESKEVYII comes from the coding sequence ATGAGTAACTATAAAGTATTAAGTAACACTTTAATCGCCTACAAAACATATGAAATGAGATTATTTGGAAATACTGAAAAGATTACGAATCCAGGACAATTCTTAAACATTAAAATAGATGATTCATATCAAGCGTTTCTAAGAAGACCAATTAGCATTTCTAAATATAAGGAAAATGAAATAACGATTATATATAAAGTATTTGGTGAAGGAACGGATCGTCTATCAAAGAAAAAATTCCTTGATGTATTAGATATCCTATCACCTCTAGGTAATGGATTTACAGTATTAAAAGAACATGAAAAAGTTCTTTTAATAGGTGGCGGAGTAGGAGTGCCACCACTAATTGGGGTAGCCTTAGAACTAAAGAAAAATAATATTAAATTTGACGCAGTATTAGGATTTAATAACCAGTATGATGTCTTTAAAGAGAGTGTCTTTAACGCACTAGCCGAAAATACATATATTGCCACTATGGATGGTAGTTATGGTTATAAAGGAAATGTTGTTGATGTTATCAAGCAACTAGACATTGAATTTGATTATTATTATTCATGTGGACCTGAACCAATGCTTCATGCATTAGTAAAAGAAGGATATGAAGGACAATTATCATTTGAAGAAAGAATGGGTTGTGGCTTTGGAGCTTGTATGGGTTGTACTCATAAAACAATTGATTCTTATAAAAGAATCTGTAAAGAAGGTCCAGTATTAGAATCAAAAGAGGTATATATAATATGA
- the pepP gene encoding Xaa-Pro aminopeptidase yields the protein MNPFLINRNRLFEQLDEDSVLLLHSGNAPHRTTDQFYPFLVSKNFFYLTGVKESNCTLMLIKTKKESKSFLFIDETTKFMKQWVGEKISKEEASTVSEIDIKNIMFNPVLEKFVNKIMTYTRGNNILPPNVMYLDMFRPSTKHDPLAYKEYKKFIDKYPELQVKNLNEHTSYLRMFKNKYEIDDLKKAIRITNEGIKRMMKEVEHRYYENQVEADFMHEITLNGTRKVGFDTILASGKNATILHYEDNNQRIEKNSLILCDLGAEWDEYSADISRTFPSSGEFSDRQKELYEIVLKTNKETINFVKPGLTWKELNDFAKNILITECKRIELIIEDEEISKYYYHSIGHFLGLDVHDVGQYGVTIQEGMVLTIEPGLYIKEEEIGIRIEDDVLVTKNGCINLSDDIIKEVDDIERFMR from the coding sequence ATGAATCCATTTTTAATAAATAGAAATAGATTATTTGAACAATTAGACGAAGACAGTGTATTACTACTTCATAGCGGAAACGCACCACACCGTACAACTGATCAGTTTTATCCATTCCTAGTTTCTAAGAACTTTTTCTATCTAACAGGAGTTAAAGAATCAAATTGTACATTGATGTTAATAAAAACAAAGAAAGAAAGTAAATCTTTCTTATTTATTGATGAAACAACTAAATTCATGAAACAATGGGTTGGAGAAAAAATCTCCAAAGAAGAGGCAAGTACGGTTTCTGAGATAGACATTAAAAACATAATGTTTAATCCAGTTCTAGAGAAATTCGTAAACAAAATTATGACCTATACTAGAGGAAACAATATATTACCACCAAATGTAATGTACTTAGATATGTTTAGACCTTCAACTAAACACGACCCTTTAGCTTATAAAGAATATAAAAAGTTCATTGATAAGTACCCAGAATTACAAGTAAAGAATCTTAATGAACATACAAGTTATTTAAGAATGTTTAAAAATAAATATGAAATAGATGATCTTAAAAAAGCCATTAGAATCACTAACGAAGGTATTAAGAGAATGATGAAGGAAGTTGAACATCGTTACTACGAAAACCAAGTTGAAGCAGATTTTATGCATGAAATAACCTTGAACGGAACTAGAAAAGTTGGGTTTGATACAATTTTAGCTTCAGGTAAAAATGCGACAATTCTTCATTATGAAGACAACAATCAAAGAATTGAAAAGAACTCACTTATTCTTTGTGATTTAGGTGCTGAATGGGATGAGTATAGTGCTGATATTTCCCGTACTTTTCCTAGTAGCGGAGAATTCTCAGATCGCCAAAAAGAGTTGTATGAAATCGTCTTAAAAACAAACAAAGAAACGATCAATTTTGTGAAACCAGGCTTAACCTGGAAAGAGTTAAATGATTTTGCGAAAAACATCTTAATCACTGAATGCAAAAGAATCGAATTAATTATAGAAGACGAAGAAATTTCTAAATATTATTATCACAGCATTGGTCATTTCTTAGGTTTAGACGTTCATGATGTTGGACAATACGGAGTAACTATTCAAGAAGGTATGGTACTTACTATTGAACCAGGTCTATATATTAAAGAAGAGGAAATTGGAATCCGCATTGAAGATGATGTGTTAGTTACTAAGAATGGATGCATTAACTTAAGTGATGATATTATTAAAGAAGTAGATGATATAGAAAGATTTATGAGATAG
- the pyrB gene encoding Aspartate carbamoyltransferase: MKNLFSLEELSVLDITEIIESAVEFKNGKDYKELQGKKVVNLFFENSTRTHYSFIAAEQNLGMIDTNFNAASSSVKKGESLYDTIRTFEALGFDSMVIRHPQNNYFKQLDGINVPLMNGGDGTGNHPTQSLLDLMTIYEEYGKFKDLKIAIVGDIRHSRVAHTNIKVMERLGMKVYITGPKEFDDGSGEHIEFNQAIEEMDIIMLLRVQYERHGYEIQLSKEEYLADYGLTMDKVAKMKDHAIIMHPAPFNRKTEIDDDVVECYKSRIFKQMTNGVYTRMAVLKWVFDYE; this comes from the coding sequence ATGAAAAATCTATTTTCGTTAGAAGAATTATCAGTTTTAGACATTACAGAAATTATAGAATCAGCCGTTGAATTTAAAAACGGTAAAGACTACAAGGAATTACAAGGAAAAAAAGTAGTAAACTTATTCTTTGAAAACTCAACAAGAACACATTACAGTTTTATTGCAGCAGAACAAAACCTAGGTATGATTGACACAAACTTTAATGCGGCTTCATCAAGCGTAAAAAAAGGGGAAAGCCTTTATGACACAATTAGAACATTTGAAGCACTAGGATTTGATTCAATGGTAATAAGACATCCCCAAAACAATTACTTCAAACAACTAGATGGTATCAATGTACCATTAATGAATGGTGGAGACGGAACAGGGAATCACCCAACACAAAGTTTGTTAGACTTAATGACAATTTATGAAGAATACGGTAAATTTAAAGATCTAAAAATTGCAATTGTTGGTGATATTAGACATTCCCGAGTAGCTCACACAAACATCAAAGTAATGGAACGTCTCGGTATGAAAGTTTATATTACTGGACCTAAAGAATTTGATGATGGTAGCGGGGAACACATAGAATTTAATCAGGCAATCGAAGAAATGGATATAATTATGTTATTACGTGTTCAGTACGAACGACATGGTTATGAAATCCAGTTATCAAAAGAAGAGTATCTAGCTGATTATGGTTTAACAATGGACAAGGTTGCTAAAATGAAAGACCATGCAATCATCATGCATCCAGCACCATTTAACCGAAAAACCGAAATAGATGATGACGTAGTTGAATGCTATAAATCGAGAATCTTTAAACAAATGACAAATGGTGTTTACACAAGAATGGCTGTCCTAAAGTGGGTGTTTGATTATGAGTAA
- the gap gene encoding Glyceraldehyde-3-phosphate dehydrogenase, with protein MAIKVAINGFGRIGRLAFRLMNENPDFEIVALNDLTDAETLAYLLKYDTAQGKYKSDSISVDGDSIVVDGNPVKVYAQRDPELLPWGKLGVEVVLECTGFFTSLEGAEKHIKAGAQKVVISAPAKGDMKTIVYNVNHEILDGTETVVSGASCTTNCLAPVVKVLNDSFGLVKGFMTTVHAYTNAQNTLDAPHPKGINSRRGRAAAENIVPTSTGAAVAVGKVLPELNGKLDGYALRVPTPTGSCVDLTVELAKNVTVEEVNAAMKAASNETLGYTEDPIVSSDTIGIEYGSLFDSQLTKVMEVDGKQMVKVVTWYDNEMSYTAQMVRTIAHLASSLK; from the coding sequence ATGGCTATTAAAGTTGCTATTAATGGATTCGGACGTATTGGTCGTTTAGCATTTAGACTAATGAACGAAAATCCTGATTTTGAAATCGTTGCATTAAACGATTTAACAGACGCAGAAACACTTGCTTACTTACTTAAATATGATACAGCACAAGGGAAATACAAAAGTGATAGTATTTCAGTTGATGGAGATTCAATCGTAGTTGACGGGAATCCTGTCAAAGTTTATGCACAAAGAGATCCTGAATTATTACCTTGGGGTAAACTTGGTGTAGAAGTAGTATTAGAATGTACTGGATTCTTTACTTCTTTAGAAGGTGCCGAAAAACACATTAAAGCAGGAGCTCAAAAAGTAGTAATCTCAGCTCCAGCAAAAGGTGACATGAAAACTATTGTTTACAATGTTAACCATGAAATCTTAGACGGAACTGAAACTGTAGTAAGTGGTGCTTCATGTACTACTAACTGTTTAGCTCCAGTTGTAAAAGTATTAAATGATAGTTTTGGATTAGTAAAAGGATTCATGACTACAGTTCATGCTTATACTAACGCTCAAAACACTTTAGATGCTCCACATCCTAAAGGAATTAACTCACGTCGTGGACGTGCTGCTGCAGAAAACATCGTACCTACAAGTACAGGTGCTGCTGTTGCTGTTGGTAAAGTATTACCTGAGTTAAACGGAAAACTTGATGGTTATGCATTACGTGTTCCAACTCCTACAGGTAGTTGTGTAGATTTAACTGTTGAATTAGCTAAAAACGTTACAGTTGAAGAAGTAAACGCTGCAATGAAAGCTGCTTCAAACGAAACTTTAGGTTACACTGAAGATCCAATCGTATCATCAGATACAATTGGAATCGAATACGGTTCATTATTTGATTCACAATTAACTAAAGTAATGGAAGTAGACGGAAAACAAATGGTTAAAGTAGTAACATGGTATGATAACGAAATGAGTTATACTGCTCAAATGGTTCGTACTATTGCTCATTTAGCTTCTAGCTTGAAATAA
- the ubiE gene encoding Ubiquinone/menaquinone biosynthesis C-methyltransferase UbiE: MISLYDLFMIPLEKSGIIKARKELIPKAKGTILEIGSGTGVNIKYYNFDAVDKLTMTDKKLSKKIRQIASTGIELIEVNVEELPFLDNSFDYIIHTLVFCSVSDVNKGIQELKRVLKPTGTIMFIEHILPEKKGYKGLFNFVNPAWRRIASGCNLNRDYESSLLANGFKVINSSKFMNTAFVYGEAIIQ; encoded by the coding sequence ATGATTTCATTATATGATCTATTCATGATACCCTTAGAAAAAAGTGGCATCATAAAAGCTAGAAAAGAATTAATTCCAAAAGCTAAGGGAACCATATTAGAAATAGGTTCAGGTACAGGAGTTAATATAAAATACTATAACTTTGATGCCGTTGATAAACTCACTATGACTGATAAAAAACTAAGTAAGAAGATTAGACAAATTGCTTCTACTGGTATAGAACTAATAGAAGTCAATGTTGAAGAATTACCTTTCTTAGACAATTCTTTTGATTATATTATTCACACTTTGGTATTTTGCAGTGTCTCTGATGTAAATAAAGGAATCCAAGAACTAAAACGAGTTCTTAAACCGACAGGAACAATTATGTTCATTGAGCATATCTTGCCTGAGAAAAAGGGCTATAAAGGTTTATTTAATTTTGTTAATCCCGCATGGAGAAGGATTGCTTCAGGTTGTAATCTAAACAGAGACTACGAATCTTCACTTCTTGCTAATGGATTTAAGGTAATAAATTCATCAAAATTTATGAACACCGCATTTGTATATGGTGAAGCAATAATTCAATAA
- the pyrR_2 gene encoding Bifunctional protein PyrR has protein sequence MSKIIIDNETMKRTLRRLAYEIIEQNEQLNNVVLLGIRKKGVIIASIIQENILKIEGVNLETYEIDITPYRDDIESDIPKSINKEYVKSDLTDKIVILVDDVLYTGRTVRAAMDAIIDLGRPSKIELAVLVDRGHRQLPIRANFIGKNIPTSSDELVKVTVTDLKGQDKVEIIK, from the coding sequence ATGAGTAAAATCATTATTGATAATGAAACAATGAAAAGAACTTTACGACGATTAGCTTATGAAATCATTGAACAAAATGAACAACTAAATAATGTTGTATTATTGGGAATAAGAAAAAAAGGTGTTATCATCGCTTCAATAATTCAAGAAAACATTTTGAAGATTGAAGGGGTTAACTTAGAAACATACGAGATCGATATCACCCCATATCGTGATGATATTGAAAGTGATATCCCTAAATCAATAAACAAAGAATATGTCAAATCAGACCTAACAGATAAAATCGTAATACTTGTTGATGATGTTCTATACACAGGAAGAACAGTACGAGCAGCGATGGATGCTATTATCGATCTTGGAAGACCAAGTAAAATTGAACTTGCTGTATTAGTAGATAGAGGTCATCGTCAGTTACCAATTAGAGCTAATTTTATTGGAAAGAACATTCCTACATCAAGTGATGAACTTGTCAAAGTAACAGTCACAGACTTAAAGGGACAAGATAAAGTAGAAATCATAAAATAA
- a CDS encoding Acetyltransferase (GNAT) family protein, with the protein MNIKVIENNDEKQKIASKILLNLPEWFGIEESTKEYVSNVIKYPFIAAYNNDEAIGFYSLREENKDVLEMYVLGILKKYHNQGIGTLLQEYVNKYARNKNYKYLMVLTLAEKVQNKEYLQTRNFYLKMNFIDFYQNDDIFDKFNPCQIMMKMI; encoded by the coding sequence ATGAATATAAAAGTTATTGAGAATAATGATGAGAAACAGAAAATTGCATCGAAAATTCTTTTGAATTTACCTGAATGGTTTGGGATAGAAGAATCGACAAAAGAGTATGTATCTAATGTAATTAAGTACCCATTTATAGCTGCGTATAATAATGATGAAGCTATTGGTTTTTATTCTTTACGAGAAGAGAATAAGGATGTGCTTGAAATGTATGTTCTTGGAATACTAAAGAAATATCATAATCAAGGAATAGGAACTCTTCTACAAGAATACGTAAATAAGTACGCAAGAAATAAGAACTATAAGTACTTAATGGTTCTCACTCTTGCAGAAAAAGTGCAAAACAAAGAGTACTTACAAACTAGAAATTTCTATCTTAAAATGAACTTCATTGATTTCTATCAAAATGATGATATTTTTGACAAGTTTAATCCTTGTCAAATTATGATGAAGATGATTTAA
- the recD2_2 gene encoding ATP-dependent RecD-like DNA helicase produces MDFIQGKVKAIIYHNDDNSYTIIKIKVTDATEKMGLFAYDDFDYVTVTGYFPQPMRGEEIKFFGEFKEHNRYGMQYVVNNFEKLSDTSIPGLIEYLASDLFKGVGIKTAQNIVTKLGANLIKMVIEDKAVLNGVPKLSDKLIDVIYDGLVENKAAENTLIKLYGYGITPKMAIKIYKFYQNETIAIIESNPYQLIYDIEGIGFERADQIAKKLGFKDDDPLRIKAMIIFLYNLMGINYGHTFLYYDQLLEYLIKALNKTKELVQESTIKEYIDELVDDGFFTIEDNIIKLKTINYAEQNITEKIKELSNYEQEEIDENKVLELIKLYEGIHDIEYTNLQKKSILRALKANIFILTGGPGTGKTTVIKGLVFVYAKYHQIPIEYNNTLFEVKLIAPTGRAAKRMNETTSLHAETIHRFLGYSYDGKFIHNKDNLVDAQVIIVDEASMIDVFLASQLLQAIPKETKLIIVGDEDQLPSVGPGQILKDLIDSDMIDYTRLKTIHRQANDSNIIALAHSINTESIPGDILNVYEDRMFVEEKSIHFQTRLISSINYLINQGYDLYEDIQILIPMYRGSTGIDSVNRLIQKEFNQNTEKAIVHGDREFRIGDKVIQLTNQIEDQIMNGDQGIVIGITSEEILIVDFFGIEVAYKKGDLINLKHAFAMSIHKSQGSEYKVVIMPLFRSYSIMLKRKLIYTGVTRAKQKLILMGDLNAFRYGVERIEAERQSVLKDLIANKILEKAPIITKKTEKYIKDPTIPFETLGENLEEGITPYSFMED; encoded by the coding sequence ATGGACTTTATACAAGGAAAAGTAAAAGCAATTATCTATCATAATGATGATAATTCATACACAATTATTAAAATCAAAGTAACTGATGCCACTGAAAAAATGGGACTTTTTGCTTATGATGATTTTGATTATGTCACAGTCACTGGATATTTTCCCCAACCGATGCGCGGAGAAGAAATAAAATTCTTTGGAGAATTCAAAGAACATAATCGCTATGGAATGCAATATGTGGTCAACAATTTTGAAAAGTTAAGCGACACTTCAATTCCAGGGTTAATTGAATATCTAGCAAGTGATTTATTTAAGGGAGTCGGGATAAAGACGGCTCAAAACATAGTAACTAAACTTGGTGCTAACCTTATCAAAATGGTAATTGAAGACAAAGCAGTTTTAAATGGAGTTCCCAAGTTATCAGATAAACTAATTGATGTTATCTACGATGGACTTGTAGAAAATAAAGCCGCAGAGAATACTTTAATCAAGTTGTATGGATACGGAATCACTCCAAAAATGGCAATCAAGATATATAAGTTTTATCAAAACGAAACAATTGCGATTATCGAGAGTAATCCGTACCAACTAATATACGATATTGAAGGTATTGGATTTGAAAGAGCAGATCAAATTGCTAAGAAGTTAGGATTCAAAGATGATGATCCGTTAAGAATAAAAGCAATGATTATTTTCCTATATAATTTAATGGGGATTAATTATGGTCATACGTTCTTATATTATGATCAATTACTAGAATATTTAATCAAAGCACTTAACAAAACAAAAGAGTTAGTTCAAGAATCAACGATTAAAGAATATATTGATGAATTAGTAGATGATGGATTCTTTACTATTGAAGATAACATTATTAAACTAAAAACAATAAATTATGCAGAGCAAAATATTACAGAAAAAATTAAGGAATTAAGTAATTATGAACAAGAAGAGATAGACGAAAACAAAGTATTAGAGTTAATTAAACTATATGAAGGAATTCATGATATTGAATATACTAATTTACAAAAGAAATCAATTCTAAGAGCTTTAAAAGCAAATATCTTTATTTTAACTGGAGGTCCAGGTACAGGGAAAACTACAGTTATTAAAGGTTTAGTCTTTGTTTACGCTAAATATCATCAAATACCGATTGAGTACAATAATACTTTATTTGAAGTAAAACTTATTGCCCCAACAGGTAGAGCTGCTAAAAGAATGAATGAAACAACTAGTCTCCACGCTGAAACGATTCATCGTTTCTTAGGTTATTCATATGACGGTAAGTTTATTCATAATAAAGATAACTTAGTTGATGCACAAGTAATCATCGTTGATGAAGCATCAATGATTGATGTATTTTTAGCTTCACAGTTATTACAAGCAATTCCTAAGGAAACAAAACTTATCATTGTTGGTGATGAGGATCAATTGCCAAGTGTTGGACCAGGACAAATCTTAAAAGATTTAATCGATAGTGATATGATTGATTATACAAGATTAAAAACAATTCACCGTCAAGCTAACGATTCTAATATTATTGCGTTAGCCCATAGTATAAACACTGAATCAATACCTGGGGACATTTTAAATGTCTATGAGGATAGAATGTTTGTTGAAGAAAAATCCATACACTTTCAAACTAGATTAATCAGTAGTATTAACTATCTGATTAATCAAGGATATGATCTCTACGAAGATATTCAAATATTAATTCCGATGTATCGCGGTAGTACAGGAATTGATAGTGTAAATAGATTGATTCAAAAAGAATTTAACCAAAATACTGAAAAAGCGATCGTTCATGGTGATAGAGAATTTAGAATAGGTGATAAAGTAATACAACTAACAAATCAAATTGAAGACCAAATTATGAATGGTGATCAAGGGATTGTTATTGGGATTACAAGTGAAGAGATTTTGATAGTCGATTTCTTCGGAATCGAGGTTGCTTATAAAAAAGGAGATTTAATAAATCTTAAACACGCATTTGCTATGAGCATCCATAAATCACAAGGTAGCGAATACAAAGTAGTAATTATGCCGTTATTTAGAAGTTATTCTATCATGCTTAAGCGTAAACTAATTTATACAGGTGTAACTCGTGCAAAACAGAAACTCATTCTTATGGGAGATTTGAATGCATTCCGCTATGGTGTTGAAAGAATAGAAGCAGAACGACAAAGTGTCTTAAAAGATCTAATTGCAAACAAGATTTTAGAAAAAGCACCAATAATAACAAAGAAAACTGAAAAGTATATTAAAGATCCAACCATTCCTTTTGAAACTTTGGGTGAAAATTTAGAAGAGGGAATTACCCCATACTCATTTATGGAAGATTAA